In Plasmodium brasilianum strain Bolivian I chromosome 12, whole genome shotgun sequence, the genomic window agataaatgGTTTAACAATAGGAAAAGACCCCATCACAAACGCAAGTTTGTACGTGCGCAagtagatatatacatacatattctCATATAAACACACACATATGCATGTAGATAAAACACTTATTCGAAAGATTACTCAAAAATATTGACTctgaaaagggaaaaattcGTTTGCTTGTAGAATAGTAACGCAGAATAAGCTAAGTGGGaattcaaattatatatatattactactGAGCTTTAAAATATGcccaaaaatttaaatttatttggaaaatatttaagaaGACTTGGGAAAAGTCATAAAAAaggttttaaaaaaaaacaagtaaTTCATCCTATTCCTGTTAAGGCATATGGTAGAGTACCATCAGCAGCTTCACAAACAGGATTATATCACGATGaagattataattattatactaAAGTATCTtactctttaaaaaaaacaagaataaaagtaaaaccAAATGTATTTAAGAAGCATATTgttagtaatattttaaatacaataatacCAAATGTTCGTATTACAACTAGCGCATTACATGCTATGGATGATGCAGGAGGGTttgataattatatattaaaaacacCTCCAGAAGAACTTCGATCAAATTTTGGGGAGAAGCTACGAAAtgttatgtatttttatttgtccCATCCAGatgttaaattattttccttgCCTTGGAAagtttttatgaataaatatcaACAGAgtgattattattatgcagTATATCAacatttaagaaaaaaaagaatatatgaaCTTTATCAAAAGAAAGAATCAGGTAAATACTCCCCTTACTATTTACCTGATGATAAATGTCTGCATCCACAGAGGCAAGAATTCCCCTTAAATACAcaaattcaaaatttaaatttatggtataacaaaaataaaatactaaaaaaggcttttattcaaaaattaaaagaagcaAAATCATTTGATCAAGCTTACACAGATCATCACTTTTTGGATAGCTACAGAAAAGGTAGAGGAAGGGGAGGTGGTGGAAAACATGGAAGAACACCAAGAAAGAGATCAAAAACGTATAAATACTTTGAAATTAGGCcttattagatatatatcGGAAGGGAGAAATCAAGCGGATGAGTGTTCATGGTAGTGCGTGAAAttcaaatgtacatataagtgcaggtgtatacatatacacatatatgcatgcatTTGTGTATATTCGTTCTAAAGTATATGCGTGGGGAACAACTAAATTGTTACTCGGATGAACATGATGCTTAATGAAAACTCTTCATTA contains:
- a CDS encoding ribosomal protein L28, which gives rise to MPKNLNLFGKYLRRLGKSHKKGFKKKQVIHPIPVKAYGRVPSAASQTGLYHDEDYNYYTKVSYSLKKTRIKVKPNVFKKHIVSNILNTIIPNVRITTSALHAMDDAGGFDNYILKTPPEELRSNFGEKLRNVMYFYLSHPDVKLFSLPWKVFMNKYQQSDYYYAVYQHLRKKRIYELYQKKESGKYSPYYLPDDKCLHPQRQEFPLNTQIQNLNLWYNKNKILKKAFIQKLKEAKSFDQAYTDHHFLDSYRKGRGRGGGGKHGRTPRKRSKTYKYFEIRPY